The following coding sequences lie in one Rutidosis leptorrhynchoides isolate AG116_Rl617_1_P2 chromosome 4, CSIRO_AGI_Rlap_v1, whole genome shotgun sequence genomic window:
- the LOC139841955 gene encoding uncharacterized protein, protein MIAKFCAENTDIRTKKVTEITTNADKFIQHISDYPIVTPPIVPATLGIYSGLTDPLNFIQRFEGVVSTYNWDEPVACRVFPMVLQGSARDWFNSLQGRNIIGFIDLRDKFLLQFQNLLPQKKTYIECHDIKQGNKETLNALLTRYIYECQKIPSLNEDQKISGFLHAINPQRHPTLVRRLRRDVSPTFAKVQQETYDYIRGEEDSTITPACGWGKDKSWQDDNDSFRDGNNDNFRGSGYPRRHGGGSYTRNDRHQGQNDNHGYNRRDRYTSRKWNNESFNTIQMLTKMPKEILLQERVARSFPDPQSLAENSRCDKSKFCNFHDDYGHDTNRCRDLAELIAEVFEQDKLDHLITQGAASTTNAIILPTESNAPQVPNSADRKAPPVKNLGVKMVSKKENLREIQVTNVVEVQGEISVFQVSEQFTNWQCPSITFLPISLSADHDKPVVVSCRITNTGIVILKVHVDTGSSVDVMYEQCFNKLPEHIKALLKPTAASLAGFSGESTWPIGQLELQVELVDDHDESLKRQALLSLYVMRNQSRFNMILGRTALSMFGAIPSTLHGMVKFSTYKGIGTLTSAVIEPLCAMITARKSVGIERHAVLAK, encoded by the coding sequence ATGATAGCTAAATTTTGTGCGGAAAATACTGATATCCGCACAAAAAAGGTGACTGAGATTACTACTAATGCAGACAAGTTTATCCAGCATATCTCTGACTACCCGATTGTTACGCCGCCCATTGTGCCGGCAACGCTGGGAATTTACTCGGGTTTAACTGACCCTTTGAATTTTATACAACGTTTTGAAGGAGTTGTAAGCACCTATAATTGGGATGAACCGGTAGCATGCCGGGTATTTCCTATGGTTCTGCAGGGATCAGCAAGGGACTGGTTCAATAGTTTGCAAGGCCGCAATATTATTGGCTTTATCGATCTTCGCGATAAATTTTTATTGCAGTTTCAAAACCTTTTACCTCAGAAAAAGACGTATATCGAATGCCATGACATCAAACAGGGTAACAAGGAAACTTTAAACGCATTACTTACGCGATACATCTATGAATGTCAAAAGATACCAAGTTTGaatgaagatcaaaaaatctctggatttttgcatgctattaatccgcaGCGACATCCAACGCTTGTGCGACGTTTGAGAAGAGATGTTTCGCCAACTTTTGCTAAAGTACAACAAGAAACGTATGATTACATCAGAGGTGAAGAAGATAGCACTATAACCCCTGCATGTGGATGGGGTAAAGATAAAAGTTGGCAGGACGATAATGATTCTTTCCGTGATGGAAATAATGATAATTTTCGCGGTTCGGGATATCCAAGGCGACATGGCGGTGGTAGTTACACGCGCAATGACAGACATCAAGGTCAAAATGATAATCATGGATATAACCGTCGCGATCGCTATACTTCGCGAAAATGGAATAATGAATCTTTCAACACTATCCAAATGTTAACAAAAATGCCTAAAGAAATTCTTTTGCAGGAAAGGGTTGCGAGATCTTTTCCTGATCCTCAATCTTTAGCAGAGAACAGCAGGTGTGATAAATCTAAGTTTTGCAATTTTCATGATGACTATGGTCATGATACTAACCGCTGTAGAGATTTGGCAGAATTAATTGCTGAGGTATTTGAGCAAGATAAATTGGATCATTTAATAACTCAAGGTGCTGCAAGCACTACAAACGCGATTATCCTACCCACAGAGTCTAATGCTCCACAAGTGCCAAATTCTGCTGATCGAAAAGCTCCCCCAGTGAAGAACCTAGGGGTTAAAATGGTGAGTAAGAAAGAGAATCTGCGTGAAATTCAGGTTACTAATGTAGTGGAGGTTCAAGGCGAAATATCAGTGTTCCAAGTGTCTGAACAATTCACGAATTGGCAATGCCCCTCTATTACTTTCCTCCCAATAAGTTTGAGCGCGGATCATGATAAGCCAGTGGTGGTTTCATGCCGCATTACGAATACTGGCATTGTAATTCTGAAGGTAcatgttgacactggtagcagCGTGGACGTAATGTATGAGCAATGTTTCAACAAATTGCCTGAACATATTAAAGCTTTGCTAAAACCTACTGCGGCTTCATTAGCTGGTTTTTCAGGAGAATCAACTTGGCCTATTGGTCAGTTGGAATTGCAAGTCGAATTAGTAGATGATCACGATGAATCGCTAAAGCGCCAAGCATTGTTAAGCCTTTATGTAATGCGAAATCAGTCAAGGTTTAACATGATTCTTGGGCGCACTGCTTTGAGCATGTTTGGCGCAATACCATCCACGTTGCATGGAATGGTGAAGTTTTCTACTTACAAAGGCATTGGTACGCTGACTTCGGCGGTAATTGAACCACTTTGTGCAATGATTACTGCACGCAAAAGTGTTGGCATTGAAAGACATGCGGTGCTCGCTAAATAA